In Brettanomyces bruxellensis chromosome 8, complete sequence, a genomic segment contains:
- a CDS encoding uncharacterized protein (SECRETED:SignalP(1-19)) encodes MLFIYFLSLILTVLESATADSIALEDVYTTITTKNCILPNVCEKSTEYASAYLETETLRTTVTDATSTYTTKAPTVVTKYSAVHYVPTLITDGGVTEWKEVSNLYTIIDGVTEYIVTYCDIATTTVSTFELTNTTTTSVVIRTRPCGDVYSKAVQTSIPVTFTSDGVLSTSISTFTTSVLTTKICTSSSSSTSSTTSSTTLPSTTSSSTISTSSTVSSTSSKPSSSTTQSTSTCASLGATCSNDSNCCDSSNTCLSGTDGYSSCTLGSTSTTSTSSTTSTSSTTSTSSTTSTSSTTSTSSTTSTSSTTSTSSTTSTSSTTSTSSTTSTSSTTSTSSTTSPVSISSASSVSTTSISSTSSPILASTCATIGDKCSDYSDCCDSSNDCSSGEDGHSSCVIKTISSSLLTSSSIVSTSTTSTTSLSSTTTSSRTPLSVSSTSTSSLPSTKSTSSTSSSSSTLTTTVSTCAMSGSKCSNDSDCCDSNNSCLSGSDGFSSCVIKSTSSTSSLPSTTSPSLSSSVSSTSTTTVSTCAMSGSKCSNDSDCCDSDNICYGETEGYSSCVTTSRVTVQSSTSTPDRAYSSTLSSSKSSSTTSTSTCAAVGAVCTANDNCCDSNNICSSVNGSSKVCIPSSSILSSTASTPSSTSYDSSSIKNLTTSTSSTGYDSSATTTALSLTSDSSTFVSWTSTYSSLSSTGIMSSSTPDTIASTSSSCVELGVACIKNEDCCNSEALCGTIANSTTSVCMLSQTTVSTFASNIMTTATNSGFTFVTPVTISTTAEIVTPCMSNCSEDKGKLPTPFTETSCATEGASCTAESDCCNSAMKCVSVGGNYSTSQSKCMTVSSLSTEYVTSSTNSEITTLYPTYSTANASSSNVDTIVSEIQTVTQSSSIVSEYEGGAHSNIREFSNILCGVMAVFLAL; translated from the coding sequence ATGCTATTCATATACTTTCTATCGTTAATTCTTACTGTCCTTGAATCAGCAACTGCCGATTCGATTGCACTTGAAGATGTGTACACAACAATAACCACCAAAAATTGCATTCTTCCGAACGTGTGTGAAAAATCTACAGAGTATGCTAGTGCATACCTAGAAACAGAAACTCTCCGTACAACAGTTACAGATGCCACCTCAACTTACACTACAAAGGCACCAACAGTTGTCACTAAATACTCTGCTGTTCATTACGTTCCAACTCTCATCACAGATGGAGGTGTAACCGAGTGGAAAGAAGTGAGCAATCTGTACACAATTATTGATGGAGTTACAGAATACATTGTGACTTATTGTGATATTGCAACTACCACAGTTTCTACCTTTGAACTCACAAATACGACAACAACTTCCGTTGTTATTCGAACACGTCCCTGCGGTGATGTTTACTCTAAAGCAGTTCAGACAAGCATTCCTGTTACTTTTACAAGTGATGGGGTTCTTAGTACATCTATTTCGACGTTCACCACTTCGGTGTTGACTACCAAGATTTGCACTTCAAGTTCATCATCCACATCTTCTACTACATCTTCTACCACACTACCTTCTAccacatcatcatccactATATCTACTTCTTCGACAGTTTCATCCACTTCCTCGAagccatcttcttcaactacACAATCAACTTCTACATGCGCCTCATTGGGTGCTACATGTTCGAATGATTCCAACTGTTGTGATTCAAGCAACACCTGCTTGAGTGGAACGGACGGCTACTCTTCGTGTACCCTGGGAAGTACTTCCACTACGTCTACATCTTCCACTACATCTACATCTTCCACTACATCTACATCTTCCACTACGTCTACATCTTCCACTACGTCTACATCTTCCACTACATCTACATCTTCCACTACGTCTACATCTTCCACTACGTCTACATCTTCCACTACATCTACATCTTCCACTACGTCTACATCTTCCACTACATCTACATCTTCCACTACATCTCCTGTTTCCATTTCTTCTGCCTCTTCCGTTTCCACCACATCCATTTCATCTACATCTTCTCCAATATTAGCTTCTACTTGTGCTACTATTGGCGACAAATGTTCAGATTACTCAGATTGTTGTGATTCCAGCAACGACTGCTCAAGTGGGGAAGATGGTCACTCATCATGTGTGATTAAGACTATTTCTAGTTCATTGCTTACGTCATCAAGTATAGTAAGCACATCTACGACATCAACTACATCACTTTCATCTACCACCACTTCTAGTAGAACACCATTATCAGTTTCCTCAACCTCGACTTCCTCGTTGCCATCAACTAAGTCAACTTCAAGTACTTCATCGTCTTCCAGCACTTTAACCACCACTGTTTCCACTTGTGCGATGTCTGGTTCCAAGTGCTCAAACGATTCTGACTGTTGTGATTCTAATAACAGTTGCTTAAGTGGATCTGATGGATTTTCATCGTGTGTCATAAAATCTACTTCGAGTACTTCCTCGTTGCCATCAACTACATCACCTTCTTTATCGTCATCAGTTTCAAGCACTTCAACTACTACTGTTTCTACTTGTGCAATGTCTGGTTCGAAATGCTCAAACGATTCTGACTGTTGCGATTCAGATAATATCTGTTATGGTGAAACTGAGGGTTACTCTTCCTGTGTTACAACATCCAGAGTAACGGTTCAATCCTCTACTTCGACCCCAGACAGAGCATATTCATCTACATTGTCATCGTCTAAGTCTTCTAGTACAACTTCAACTAGTACCTGTGCTGCAGTTGGTGCAGTTTGCACTGCAAATGATAATTGCTGTGACTCAAACAACATTTGTTCAAGTGTAAATGGTTCTAGTAAGGTCTGCATTCCTTCGTCTTCTATTTTGTCTTCGACTGCGTCAACACCTTCTTCTACCTCCTATGACTCAAGCAGTATCAAAAATTTGACAACATCTACGAGCTCAACAGGTTACGATTCTTCTGCTACTACAACTGCTTTGTCGTTAACTTCTGACTCCAGTACATTTGTGAGTTGGACATCGACATATTCATCACTTAGCTCAACTGGTATAATGTCTAGCTCCACACCAGATACAATTGCATCCACTTCATCATCTTGTGTTGAGTTGGGTGTGGCCTGCATTAAGAATGAAGATTGTTGCAATTCAGAAGCATTATGCGGCACCATTGCAAACAGTACAACCTCTGTTTGTATGCTTTCTCAAACAACTGTTAGTACTTTTGCCTCAAATATAATGACTACAGCAACAAATTCAGGATTCACATTTGTTACTCCCGTCACAATTTCTACTACCGCGGAAATAGTTACCCCTTGCATGTCAAACTGTTCTGAAGATAAAGGTAAGCTTCCAACACCATTCACAGAGACATCATGCGCTACTGAAGGTGCTTCATGCACAGCAGAATCGGACTGCTGCAATTCCGCAATGAAATGTGTTTCTGTTGGTGGTAATTACAGTACTTCTCAATCGAAGTGTATGACGGTGTCTTCTCTTAGTACCGAATACGTCACTAGTTCCACAAATTCCGAAATCACCACTCTTTATCCAACATATTCAACGGCCAATGCATCTTCTAGCAACGTCGACACAATTGTAAGTGAAATACAGACGGTTACccaatcttcttcaattgtTTCTGAGTATGAGGGAGGTGCCCATAGTAATATCAGGGAATTCTCAAATATACTTTGTGGTGTAATGGCCGTTTTCTTAGCTTTGTGA
- a CDS encoding uncharacterized protein (BUSCO:EOG09260S5R): protein MAQNSPNNSTLTISPLVTRRSRDYFKTPPPLGNRRRIFSGSHRIFSSPNSQHIVNGSSLQKAKGSYSATSDNLDVEGAIKHATAIANDSDQVKQDELSSFVKDHDSTGLVTDNTDHEDIPLTQADKLRLWRHDALLQHHYATAVYIGDKVLTMTNDPNDAFWLAQVYYSKGDYQMARNLLSGSQFEESVSCRYLSGLCLLKLEKYDEALDVVGESNPFKKDHHVKNTDGGIKLEASLCYLRGVIYARQNNFEKAKESYKEAVEVDVKCFEAFHELISNSMLTPDEELNLVSHLDFEDADNNADLVKLLYTTLLSKYGNVHKFENAEQRLKDEYNLEENVDLMLARTDLLYVQCRFQDCLELCRKILSKGDLNLQVFPNYLSCLYETGGKNELFLAAHKLAENYPNSYITWLAIGTYYFSIGKVNEARQFFSRASILNPSFGPAWIGFAHTFAVEGEHEQAISAYATASRLFPGSHLPTLFLGMQYLQMKNITLAQEYLNLSLGICSLDPLLLNELGVLYYNEGDLNKAEVFLQKALLSSQNLDSGAKAWCSIHCNLGHVYRREKRYRLAITHFNEVLHMSKGESDVYSSMGLIYLKLGHVSHSIGLLHSALAINSTDAIATELLNKALEINLKLRNSKFIDENTGSVLENKTKEQYVKRRPSNFSTPKDSKNDSQFIRESIDNISFVASDPSGVDNDNDNGDDVMELDTD from the coding sequence ATGGCCCAAAATAGTCCGAACAACTCAACATTGACTATATCCCCTTTGGTAACAAGGAGATCCCGAGATTATTTCAAGACCCCTCCTCCACTGGGTAACAGGCGGCGAATTTTTTCGGGGTCACATAGAATATTCTCATCTCCAAATTCACAGCATATTGTGAATGGCAGTTCCTTACAAAAAGCTAAAGGAAGCTATTCGGCTACCTCTGATAACTTAGATGTAGAAGGTGCTATAAAGCATGCAACAGCAATAGCAAATGATTCTGATCAGGTAAAGCAAGACGAGCTTTCATCCTTTGTGAAGGATCATGACAGCACAGGGTTGGTGACAGATAATACTGATCATGAGGATATACCATTGACACAAGCAGATAAATTAAGATTATGGCGTCATGACGCCTTActtcaacatcattatGCAACGGCAGTCTATATTGGTGATAAAGTTCTCACAATGACAAATGACCCCAACGATGCCTTTTGGTTAGCTCAGGTTTATTACTCTAAGGGCGACTATCAAATGGCGAGAAATCTTTTATCTGGTTCGCAGTTCGAAGAATCAGTGAGTTGTCGCTATCTTTCTGGATTGTGTCTCTTGAAACtagaaaaatatgatgaagCATTGGATGTCGTGGGAGAATCCAATCCATTTAAAAAGGATCATCACGTTAAAAATACAGATGGAGGAATTAAATTGGAAGCCTCGCTGTGCTATCTTCGAGGTGTTATCTACGCAAGGCAGAATAATTTTGAGAAGGCAAAAGAAAGTTATAAAGAAGCTGTTGAGGTTGATGTTAAATGCTTTGAAGCCTTTCATGAATTAATAAGTAATTCAATGCTTACTCCTGATGAAGAATTAAATTTGGTATCCCACCTAGATTTCGAGGATGCCGATAATAATGCCGACTTGGTTAAGTTGCTCTATACAACCTTGCTGAGCAAATACGGAAACGTGcacaaatttgaaaatgctgAGCAGAGACTTAAAGATGAGTACAATTTGGAGGAAAATGTTGATCTCATGCTTGCTAGAACAGACTTGCTCTATGTTCAATGCCGTTTTCAGGATTGCCTTGAATTGTGTCGGAAGATTCTATCTAAAGGGGATCTAAATTTGCAAGtttttccaaattattTAAGTTGCCTATATGAAACCGGTGGAAAGAATGAACTCTTCTTAGCAGCACATAAACTCGCCGAAAACTATCCTAACAGTTATATCACATGGCTTGCCATAGGtacatattatttttccatTGGAAAAGTCAATGAAGCCagacaatttttttctaggGCGTCTATTTTAAATCCAAGCTTTGGTCCAGCATGGATCGGGTTCGCACATACATTTGCCGTCGAAGGGGAGCATGAACAGGCAATAAGTGCTTATGCCACTGCTTCCAGATTATTTCCAGGAAGTCATCTTCCAACATTATTCTTGGGTATGCAATACttacaaatgaaaaatattacgTTAGCACAGGAATATCTTAATTTATCTTTGGGAATTTGTTCATTAGATCCCCTCCTTCTCAATGAGCTGGGCGTTTTGTACTATAACGAGGGTGATCTTAACAAAGCTGAGGTTTTTCTTCAGAAGGCACTTTTATCATCTCAAAACCTCGATTCAGGTGCAAAAGCATGGTGCTCGATTCATTGCAATCTTGGCCATGTTTACCGTCGCGAGAAAAGGTATCGTTTGGCAATTACACATTTCAATGAAGTTTTACACATGTCTAAAGGTGAATCTGACGTTTATTCATCAATGGGATTAATATACTTGAAGCTGGGACATGTCTCACACTCAATTGGTCTTTTGCACTCTGCATTAGCCATAAATTCAACCGATGCAATTGCTACTGAATTGCTAAACAAAGCATTGGAAAtcaatttgaaattgaGAAATTCTAAATTTATAGATGAAAATACCGGTAGCgttcttgaaaataaaacaaaagaacAATACGTGAAAAGGCGGCCTTCTAACTTCAGTACCCCAAAGGACAGCAAAAATGATTCACAATTCATTAGAGAGAGCATTGACAATATAAGCTTTGTTGCTAGTGATCCTTCTGGAGttgataatgataatgataacGGGGATGATGTGATGGAATTAGATACCGATTAA
- the LYS1 gene encoding Saccharopine dehydrogenase (BUSCO:EOG09262XGK): MTQKLNLHLRAETKPLEARAALTPTTVRKLLATGKFNIFVEKSKQSAFSTEEYKEAGAQIVEAGSWVNAPKGTIVIGLKELPAESFPLKHEHIQFAHCYKNQEGWQKILERFPLGGGILYDLEFLQDGRGRRVAAFGFYAGFGGAAVGLEDWAFKQLYPESADLPALSPYKNEDMMVADVAGLLSQAVKAKGRYPKVLIIGALGRCGSGAVKMCRRAGLPEENILKWDMAETKKGGPFKEIVEADVFVNCIYLNKPIAPFVTLDMLNDENRNLRTIVDVSADTTNPYNPVPVYHTTTDFDKPTVTVPTKRGPKISVVSIDHLPSLLPREASEFFSHDLLPYLKQLPERSHAPVWVRAKKIFQHHVSRLNKSKL, from the coding sequence ATGACtcaaaaattgaatctCCATTTGAGAGCAGAGACCAAGCCACTCGAAGCCAGAGCTGCTTTGACTCCAACCACCGTTAGGAAGTTGCTTGCCACAGGTAAGTTCAACATTTTCGTGGAAAAGAGTAAGCAATCTGCTTTCAGTACCGAAGAATACAAAGAGGCAGGCGCTCAGATTGTTGAGGCTGGTTCTTGGGTGAATGCTCCTAAGGGAACAATTGTTATTGGCTTGAAGGAACTTCCAGCTGAGAGTTTCCCATTGAAGCACGAGCATATTCAATTTGCTCACTGCTACAAGAATCAAGAAGGCTGGCAAAAGATTCTAGAACGTTTCCCACTTGGAGGAGGTATTTTATACGATTTAGAGTTCCTCCAGGATGGACGTGGACGCAGAGTCGCTGCATTTGGTTTCTATGCTGGTTTTGGAGGTGCTGCTGTTGGATTGGAGGATTGGGCCTTCAAGCAATTGTATCCTGAAAGTGCAGATCTTCCAGCTCTTAGCCCATACAAGAATGAGGACATGATGGTGGCTGATGTGGCTGGACTTTTGTCTCAGGCAGTCAAGGCCAAGGGAAGATATCCTAAGGTTCTTATAATTGGAGCTCTGGGACGTTGTGGATCCGGTGCAGTTAAGATGTGCAGAAGAGCTGGTCTTCCGGAGGAGAACATTCTTAAGTGGGATATGGCTGAGACCAAGAAGGGTGGTCCATTCAAAGAGATTGTTGAAGCTGATGTTTTCGTCAACTGTATCTATTTAAACAAGCCAATTGCACCATTTGTTACCTTGGACATGCTCAACGATGAAAACAGAAATCTTAGAACTATCGTTGATGTTTCGGCGGACACTACAAACCCATACAATCCAGTGCCTGTTTACCATACTACTACCGACTTTGATAAACCAACTGTGACGGTGCCAACTAAGAGAGGACCAAAGATTTCTGTTGTTTCGATCGATCACTTGccttctcttcttccaaGAGAAGCTTCTGAGTTCTTCTCACATGACTTGCTTCCTTACTTGAAACAGCTTCCGGAAAGAAGTCATGCTCCTGTCTGGGTTCGTGCTAAGAAGATCTTCCAGCATCATGTGAGCAGACTAAACAAGTCCAAGCTATGA